One Brassica napus cultivar Da-Ae chromosome A1, Da-Ae, whole genome shotgun sequence genomic region harbors:
- the LOC106370141 gene encoding ATP synthase subunit b', chloroplastic-like yields MANSIMASSKPLISLSSSTQPTRVNLPKSIKLPQIPKPISSSSSSSSLSSKALSFSSATVKSLALIAALAPPSMAEAMEKAQLFDFNLTLPIIVVEFLFLMFALDKVYYSPLGNFMDKRDGEIKEKLASVKDTSTEVKALDEQAAAVMRAARAEIAAALNKMKKETEVEVEQQLAVGRKKVEAELQEALASLEKQKEETIKALDSQIAALSEDIVKKVLPS; encoded by the exons ATGGCTAACTCGATAATGGCTTCCTCCAAACCCCTCATCTCCCTCTCCTCCTCCACTCAACCAACCCGCGTCAACCTCCCCAAATCCATCAAACTCCCCCAGATCCCCAAAcccatctcctcctcctcctcctcctcctccctcaGCAGCAAGGCTCTGTCTTTCTCCTCCGCCACCGTCAAGTCTCTAGCTTTAATCGCCGCCCTCGCTCCCCCTTCCATGGCCGAAGCTATGGAGAAGGCCCAGCTCTTCGACTTCAACCTGACGCTCCCGATCATCGTCGTGGAGTTTCTCTTCCTCATGTTCGCGCTCGACAAAGTCTACTACTCTCCCCTTGGGAACTTTATGGATAAGAGAGACGGTGAGATCAAGGAGAAGCTCGCGAGCGTGAAGGATACTTCCACTGAGGTGAAGGCGCTCGATGAACAAGCTGCCGCTGTGATGAGGGCGGCTAGGGCTGAGATCGCCGCCGCGCTTaacaagatgaagaaggagacggAG GTGGAAGTGGAGCAGCAGCTGGCGGTAGGGAGGAAGAAGGTGGAGGCGGAGCTGCAGGAAGCTTTGGCGAGCTTGGAGAAGCAGAAGGAGGAGACCATTAAGGCTTTGGATTCTCAGATCGCTGCTCTTAGTGAAGACATTGTCAAGAAGGTTCTTCCTTCTTAA
- the LOC106354990 gene encoding golgin subfamily A member 6-like protein 7, with protein MGFSQAIRLNLSSYSSLSTCQTSVNQKQKTLVTFLTSCRKGKRRSLLTVKSVLNNTRPSFNDNGTAEEPSKILLDKLFARTQEQTNENSVYPPYSSLGGLESDLQAALMALLKREEDLQDAERKVLSEKKKLSKAKEGLEKRERVILQASLKHESLQEELKRANVELASQAREIEELKHKLRERDEELVAMQASLTFKERELDRMRVEISIKTKEASVASFEFENKSQLLSQANEIVERQEDEIEALQRALKEKEEELEVSTEVKKLEQEKLRETEASLKKQTEEWLVAQEEVSKLQEETVKRLGEANETMEDFRRVRKLLTDVRFELVSSREVLLSSREQMGEKEVLLEKQLEELEEQRRSVLSYMQSLRDARGEVESERVKLRVAEAKNFALEREISIQKELLEELREELKKEKSLLEQAMHDVSTIQDELDKKTNEFQVSQTLLQEKESSLVEAKLEIQHLKSEQASLELLLQEKDEELTEARNQLEVVNREVTELKMLMRTREDQLTQATELLKEKDVHLNRIEDELGSSKIQASEAEMVVERIAELTSRLVQDQMQQQPLEKQPYGDYGMENKRLVMELNFTRENLRLKEMEVLAAQRALTLKDEEINVLMGRLEAKEREVKKLKEETVNDGEDLKMLYALAQERIEGRTMGDLAIEKLQLEAAQLEVEAATSALQKLAEMSTELLSQADMSVEVDSDFFVVPENENSSADCIAEVKSEVGRLWSLTEKLLENAGIVDGTTSTCINGL; from the exons ATGGGTTTCTCTCAGGCTATTCGCCTGAATCTTTCTTCCTACTCGTCTCTCTCTACCTGCCAG ACAAGTGTAAACCAGAAGCAGAAGACTCTTGTTACGTTCCTCACGAGCTGTAGAAAGGGAAAGAGACGTTCTTTACTCACTGTTAAATCAGTTCTGAACAACACAAGACCAAGCTTCAACGACAATGGAACAGCCGAGGAGCCTTCAAAGATTCTTTTGGATAAACTATTCGCTCGGACACAGGAACAAACGAATGAGAACTCGGTGTATCCTCCTTACTCGAGCCTTGGCGGGCTTGAGTCTGACCTTCAAGCTGCGCTAATGGCTTTGTTGAAACGTGAAGAAGACTTGCAGGATGCAGAGAGGAAGGTTCTCTccgagaagaagaagctaagcAAAGCAAAGGAAGGGTTGGAGAAGCGGGAGAGAGTCATCCTCCAAGCTTCTTTGAAGCATGAGAGCTTACAAGAGGAGCTGAAGCGTGCCAACGTGGAGTTAGCTTCACAGGCCAGAGAGATTGAAGAGTTGAAGCATAAGCTTAGGGAAAGAGACGAGGAGCTTGTTGCTATGCAAGCGTCATTGACTTTTAAAGAACGTGAGCTGGATCGAATGCGCGTTGAGATTTCGATCAAAACCAAGGAGGCTTCCGTGGCGAGTTTTGAGTTTGAGAACAAGTCACAGCTCTTGAGCCAAGCGAACGAGATTGTGGAGAGACAAGAAGATGAGATAGAAGCGCTTCAGAGAGCACTcaaggagaaggaagaagagctAGAGGTTTCTACGGAGGTGAAGAAGCTTGAGCAGGAGAAGCTCAGAGAAACAGAAGCCAGCTTGAAGAAGCAGACGGAAGAGTGGTTGGTGGCTCAGGAGGAAGTGAGTAAGCTTCAGGAGGAGACAGTAAAGCGGTTAGGAGAAGCTAATGAAACCATGGAGGACTTTAGGAGAGTGAGGAAGCTTTTGACCGATGTGAGATTCGAGCTTGTTTCATCTCGGGAAGTTTTGTTATCTTCAAGAGAGCAGATGGGAGAAAAGGAAGTGCTATTAGAGAAACAGTTAGAggaacttgaggagcagaggagaaGCGTGTTGTCGTATATGCAAAGCTTGAGAGACGCTCGCGGTGAAGTGGAGAGTGAGAGAGTAAAGCTCAGAGTCGCGGAGGCTAAGAACTTTGCACTCGAGCGAGAGATATCAATCCAAAAAGAACTCCTGGAGGAGCTACGAGAGGAGTTGAAGAAAGAGAAGTCTCTGTTGGAGCAAGCTATGCATGATGTCTCCACCATACAAGACGAGCTTGACAAGAAAACAAACGAGTTTCAAGTCTCACAGACTCTACTTCAGGAGAAGGAGTCAAGCTTGGTGGAGGCTAAGCTAGAGATTCAGCATTTAAAGTCTGAACAGGCTTCTCTAGAGCTGTTACTGcaagagaaagatgaagagcTCACGGAAGCGAGGAATCAATTGGAAGTGGTGAACCGGGAGGTTACAGAGCTGAAGATGCTTATGAGAACTAGAGAAGATCAGCTTACGCAGGCAACTGAATTACTGAAGGAGAAAGATGTCCACCTTAACAGAATCGAAGACGAGTTAGGCAGCTCCAAGATTCAAGCCAGTGAAGCTGAGATGGTGGTGGAGAGAATCGCAGAGCTGACGAGCAGATTGGTTCAAGATCAGATGCAGCAACAACCACTAGAGAAACAACCTTATGGTGATTACGGGATGGAGAACAAACGGCTAGTGATGGAGCTAAACTTCACCAGAGAGAATCTACGGTTGAAAGAGATGGAAGTTTTAGCTGCGCAGAGGGCTCTGACGTTGAAGGACGAAGAGATCAATGTACTCATGGGGAGACTAGAAGCCAAGGAGAGGGAAGTCAAGAAACTAAAAGAAGAAACGGTTAATGACGGTGAAGATTTGAAAATGCTATATGCATTGGCGCAAGAGAGGATCGAGGGGAGAACAATGGGTGATCTAGCTATAGAGAAGCTTCAGCTTGAAGCAGCTCAACTTGAAGTGGAAGCTGCAACGAGCGCGTTACAGAAGCTTGCGGAGATGAGCACAGAGCTTCTAAGTCAAGCTGACATGAGTGTGGAGGTAGATTCTGATTTCTTTGTAGTGCCAGAGAACGAAAACAGTTCAGCCGATTGTATTGCTGAGGTGAAATCAGAAGTTGGGAGGCTCTGGTCATTGACAGAGAAGCTCCTAGAGAATGCAGGAATCGTTGATGGTACTACATCCACATGCATTAATGGATTGTGA
- the LOC106370454 gene encoding pantothenate kinase 2-like, which produces MAGPGDDDEHDPILDDSIEAEAKTQTCVGGGSGERDMAPSAPGPSIHRSGSRPQLDLSKAEIQGNFEERDPTILLPNQSDDISHLALDIGGSLIKLLYFSRHEEDYSNDDDKRKRTIKERLGITNGNLRSYPVLGGRLHFVKFETHKINECLDFIHSKQLHRRDPYPWSSKTLPLGTGVIKVTGGGAYKFADLFKERLGVSIEKEDEMHCLVSGANFLLKAIRHEAFTHMEAEKEFVQIDPNDLYPYLLVNVGSGVSIIKVDGEGKFERVSGTNVGGGTYWGLGKLLTKCKSFDELLELSQKGDNSTIDMLVGDIYGGMDYSKIGLSASTIASSFGKAISENKELEDYRPEDISLSLLRMISYNIGQISYLNALRFGLKRIFFGGFFIRGHAYTMDTISFAVHFWSKGEMQAMFLRHEGFLGALGAFMSYEKHGLDDLMSHQLVERFPMGAPYTGGNIHGPPLGDLNEKISWMEKFVRRGTEITAPVPMTPSKTTGLGGFDVPSSRGSPLRSDASALNIGVLHFVPTLEVFPLLADPKTYEPNTIDLSDQGEREYWLKVLSEHLPDLVDTAVASEGGTEDAKRRGDAFARAFSAHLARLMEEPAAYGKLGLANLLELREECLREFQFVDAYRSIKQRENEASLAVLPDLLEELDSMNEEARLLTLIEGVLAANIFDWGSRACVDLYRKGTIIEIYRMSRNKMQRPWRVDDFDAFKERMLGTGGKQPHRHKRALLFVDNSGADVILGMLPLAREFLRRGTEVVLVANSLPALNDVTAMELPDIVAGAAKHCDILRRAAEMGGLLVDAMVNPGDGSKKDSTSAPLMVVENGCGSPCIDLRQVSSELAAAAKDADLVILEGMGRALHTNFNAQFKCESLKLAMVKNQRLADKLIKGNIYDCVCRYEPPSVSQM; this is translated from the exons ATGGCGGGTCCAGGAGATGATGATGAGCATGATCCAATTCTTGACGATAGCATAGAAGCTGAAGCAAAAACTCAGACTTGTGTTGGTGGTGGTAGTGGTGAGAGAGATATGGCTCCTTCTGCTCCTGGGCCTTCTATTCACAGATCTGGCTCTAGACCTCAACTTGATCTGAGCAAAGCTGAGATTCAGGGCAATTTCGAGGAGAGAGATCCCACCATTCTATTGCCTAATCAATCTGATGATATCTCTCATCTGGCACTTGATATTGGTG GATCTTTGATAAAGTTGCTGTATTTCTCACGGCATGAGGAGGACTACTCAAACGATGATGATAAGAGGAAGAGGACCATCAAGGAGAGGTTGGGTATTACCAATGGCAACTTGAGAAGCTATCCTGTTCTTGGTGGCAGACTTCACTTTGTCAAGTTTGAGACTCACAAAATAAACGAGTGTTTGGATTTTATTCATTCTAAGCAGCTTCATCGCCGAG ATCCTTACCCTTGGAGTTCGAAGACCCTGCCTTTGGGGACTGGTGTTATCAAG GTCACAGGTGGAGGGGCCTATAAGTTTGCAGACTTGTTCAAGGAACGTCTAGGCGTTAGTAttgagaaagaagatgaaatgCATTGCCTTGTCTCTGGAGCTAATTTTTTACTCAAG GCTATTCGACATGAAGCCTTCACGCACATGGAGGCTGAGAAAGAATTTGTACAGATAGATCCCAATGACTTGTATCCCTATCTTCTTGTTAACGTTGGTTCTGGTGTCAGCATAATCAAG GTTGATGGGGAAGGAAAATTTGAACGTGTGAGTGGGACAAATGTTGGTGGCGGTACCTATTGGGGCCTAGGAAAACTTCTAACCAAGTGCAAGAG TTTTGATGAATTGCTAGAACTCAGCCAAAAGGGAGACAATAGTACCATTGACATGCTTGTTGGTGATATCTATGGTGGCATGGATTACTCCAAG ATTGGCCTCTCTGCTTCAACAATAGCTTCTAGTTTTGGCAAGGCCATCTCTGAAAACAAGGAGCTGGAAGATTACAGACCTGAAGATATCTCCTTGTCTCTTTTGCGGATGATCTCATACAATATTGGGCAG ATATCATATTTGAACGCCCTTCGCTTTGGGTTGAAACGAATATTTTTTGGAGGATTTTTCATAAGGGGTCATGCTTATACCATGGACACAATTTCATTTGCTGTGCATTTCTG GTCGAAaggtgagatgcaagctatgTTCTTGAGGCATGAAGGCTTTCTTGGTGCTCTTGGTGCGTTCATGAGCTACGAGAAGCACGGATTGGATGATTTAATGTCACACCAGTTGGTTGAGAGGTTCCCAATGGGTGCACCATACACTGGAGGAAATATCCATGGACCACCACTCGGTGATCTTAACGAGAAG ATATCGTGGATGGAGAAGTTTGTGCGTAGAGGAACTGAAATAACTGCGCCTGTACCGATGACTCCATCGAAAACAACTGGCCTTGGAGGGTTTGATGTTCCCTCATCAAGAGGTAGTCCTCTAAGATCTGACGCCAGTGCTTTAAATATTGGCGTTCTCCATTTTGTGCCCACGCTAGAGGTGTTCCCTTTGCTGGCTGACCCCAAAAC GTATGAGCCTAACACGATTGACTTATCAGACCAAGGCGAACGAGA GTACTGGCTCAAAGTTTTGTCTGAGCATTTGCCAGACCTAGTTGATACG GCTGTGGCAAGTGAAGGAGGAACTGAAGATGCGAAAAGGCGCGGTGATGCTTTTGCTCGTGCTTTTTCTGCTCATTTGGCAAG ATTGATGGAAGAGCCAGCGGCATATGGAAAGCTGGGGCTAGCAAATCTCTTGGAACTTAGGGAAGAATGCTTAAGGGAGTTTCAGTTTGTTGATGCCTATAGAAGCATCAAGCAAAG GGAGAACGAGGCATCACTTGCTGTCTTACCTGATTTACTAGAGGAGCTTGATTCAATGAATGAGGAGGCGAGGTTGCTTACACTAATAGAAGGTGTTCTTGCTGCAAACATATTCGACTGGGGATCTAGAGCATGTGTAGATCTATACCGCAAAGGAACCATTATTGAAATATACAGAATGAGTCGTAACAAGATGCAGAGACCCTGGAGG GTAGATGATTTTGATGCTTTCAAAGAAAGGATGCTTGGGACTGGAGGTAAGCAGCCTCATCGACATAAAAGAGCGTTACTCTTTGTTGATAACTCAGGAGCTGATGTCATTCTTGGGATGCTTCCTCTTGCCAGAGAGTTTCTTCGCCGTGGGACTGAA GTTGTTCTGGTGGCAAACTCTCTTCCTGCTCTTAATGATGTGACTGCTATGGAACTTCCTGATATAGTAGCCGGGGCTGCTAAG CACTGTGACATCTTGAGGAGAGCGGCAGAAATGGGAGGCTTACTTGTGGATGCGATGGTAAATCCAGGAGATGGGTCGAAGAAGGATTCAACCTCAGCACCGTTGATGGTTGTTGAAAATGGATGTGGAAGTCCTTGTATTGACCTCAGACAAGTCAGCTCCGAGCTTGCAGCTGCTGCCAAAGACGCCGATCTT GTTATTTTGGAAGGTATGGGAAGAGCTCTTCACACAAACTTCAACGCTCAATTCAAATGCGAGTCTCTCAAG CTAGCAATGGTTAAGAATCAGAGATTGGCTGACAAGCTGATAAAGGGAAACATATATGACTGTGTTTGCAGATACGAGCCTCCCTCTGTTTCTCAAATGTAA